In Modestobacter versicolor, a single genomic region encodes these proteins:
- the mug gene encoding G/U mismatch-specific DNA glycosylase — translation MERALSAGQPGGTPKPLPDVVADGLDVLFCGINPSLLSAERGHHFARPGNRFWPALHLAGLTPRRLTPDEDRELPAYGLGVTNVVARPTRTAAELTREELRAGGAELAALVERYRPRLLAVLGVTAWRLAFDRPRAVLGRQPERIGGVPTWVAPNPSGLNAHHQLPDLARLYGVLRKAARAAG, via the coding sequence GTGGAGCGCGCACTGAGCGCCGGGCAGCCGGGCGGGACGCCGAAGCCGCTGCCCGACGTCGTCGCCGACGGCCTGGACGTGCTGTTCTGCGGCATCAACCCCTCGCTGCTGTCGGCCGAGCGCGGGCACCACTTCGCCCGGCCGGGCAACCGGTTCTGGCCGGCGCTGCACCTGGCCGGCCTCACCCCGCGCCGGCTGACCCCCGACGAGGACCGCGAGCTGCCGGCGTACGGCCTCGGCGTCACCAACGTGGTCGCCCGCCCCACCCGGACGGCGGCCGAGCTGACCCGCGAGGAGCTGCGGGCCGGCGGGGCGGAGCTGGCCGCGCTGGTCGAGCGGTACCGGCCGCGGCTGCTCGCCGTCCTCGGCGTCACCGCCTGGCGGCTGGCCTTCGACCGGCCGCGGGCGGTGCTCGGCCGGCAGCCGGAGCGGATCGGCGGCGTGCCGACCTGGGTGGCGCCGAACCCCAGCGGGCTCAACGCCCACCACCAGCTGCCCGACCTCGCCCGGCTGTACGGGGTGTTGCGCAAGGCCGCCCGCGCGGCAGGGTGA
- a CDS encoding alpha/beta fold hydrolase, translating to MSTHPGFEGFELSSVDVGEVSLRVRVGGSGPPLLLLHGYPETHQMWGPVAADLARDFTVVAPDLRGYGGSSQPATVPGHETFGKRAMAADGVALMRGLGFDRFDVAGHDRGARVAYRMALDSPDAVRRVTVMDVVPTGEVWARADARFVLGYWHWAFLAQPEPLPETVIGADPVRFFLDLQFGRRLRDVVAPEALADYARALSDPAVVHAVCEDYRAGATCDRQLDDEDRAAGRTIAAPLQVLWGATGALPAWYDPLEVWRPWADDVVGSALDCGHFVVEEQPAATLAALRAFHTAGR from the coding sequence ATGTCCACCCACCCGGGGTTCGAGGGGTTCGAGCTGTCGTCGGTCGACGTCGGGGAGGTGTCGCTGCGGGTGCGGGTGGGCGGGTCCGGCCCGCCGTTGCTGCTGCTGCACGGCTACCCGGAGACCCACCAGATGTGGGGCCCGGTCGCCGCCGACCTGGCCCGCGACTTCACCGTCGTCGCCCCGGACCTGCGCGGCTACGGCGGCAGCTCGCAGCCGGCGACGGTGCCGGGCCACGAGACGTTCGGCAAGCGGGCGATGGCCGCCGACGGCGTCGCGCTGATGCGCGGGCTGGGCTTCGACCGGTTCGACGTCGCCGGGCACGACCGGGGCGCCCGGGTCGCCTACCGGATGGCGCTGGACTCCCCGGACGCCGTCCGGCGGGTCACCGTGATGGACGTCGTCCCCACCGGCGAGGTGTGGGCCCGGGCGGACGCGCGCTTCGTGCTCGGCTACTGGCACTGGGCGTTCCTGGCCCAGCCCGAGCCGCTGCCGGAGACGGTGATCGGCGCCGACCCGGTGCGCTTCTTCCTCGACCTGCAGTTCGGCCGGCGGCTGCGGGACGTCGTCGCGCCCGAGGCGCTCGCCGACTACGCCCGGGCGCTGTCGGACCCGGCCGTGGTGCACGCCGTCTGCGAGGACTACCGCGCCGGGGCGACCTGCGACCGGCAGCTGGACGACGAGGACCGGGCGGCCGGCCGCACGATCGCCGCCCCGCTGCAGGTGCTGTGGGGGGCCACCGGCGCGCTGCCGGCCTGGTACGACCCGCTGGAGGTCTGGCGGCCGTGGGCCGACGACGTCGTCGGCTCGGCGCTGGACTGCGGGCACTTCGTGGTCGAGGAGCAGCCGGCCGCCACCCTCGCCGCGCTGCGGGCGTTCCACACGGCCGGGCGTTGA
- a CDS encoding DUF6394 family protein: MNLEKVVFGFFVTLAATLNFGFFIGDISDPELHNEYELFAAVVVNLIATVLKFGDRTQIGAVHLSTSLVADLQLIAATVFWAFAAHVSDEGLTAGATASIVSLSGGALVANIVSLVLLVVETSSFRRS; this comes from the coding sequence GTGAACCTCGAGAAGGTGGTGTTCGGGTTCTTCGTGACCCTCGCCGCCACGCTGAACTTCGGCTTCTTCATCGGCGACATCTCCGACCCCGAGCTGCACAACGAGTACGAGTTGTTCGCCGCGGTGGTGGTGAACCTGATCGCCACGGTGCTCAAGTTCGGCGACCGCACCCAGATCGGCGCGGTGCACCTGTCCACCAGCCTGGTGGCCGACCTGCAGCTGATCGCGGCCACCGTCTTCTGGGCCTTCGCGGCGCACGTCTCCGACGAGGGGCTGACCGCCGGCGCGACCGCCAGCATCGTCTCGCTGTCCGGCGGGGCGCTGGTGGCCAACATCGTCTCGCTGGTGCTGCTCGTGGTCGAGACCAGCTCGTTCCGCCGTTCCTGA
- a CDS encoding NAD-binding protein gives MTRAPGTGRRPAVEGPAPPGHRRLPAGVVSTVQASAPIFLVLRRMRAPLITLILIFAISVLGLSLIPGMDSDGQPARMSIFHAFYVMSYTATTIGFGELPDPFTDAQRLWVTGTIYLSVIGWAYAISALLSLLQDRAFRAALALQHFSRKVSRLREPFLLIAGYGQTGELLGRSFDELGRRFTVIDLREARIDALELDTLRADVPGLVGDARNPHDLQVAGLTHPCCEGVLALTDDDEANLAVAMTAALLRPELTVVTRTTSPVVAERMSSFGSPTVINPFDRFGDHLRLALHSPAAYQLMTWLESGPGAELPERSSAPAPGRWVVCGYGRFGRHFAADLRSEGLEVTVVEPKPVRDPDPDPGLHLVVGDESDPEVMASTDLGTAVAFVAGTDNDTTNLSLVAAARRVNPDLFVAARQNAPTSAALFVAMDVDALLVPTEVIAHEIYARLSTPLLWRFVRELPGQDDAWAAELTDRLIDTCGHHLGALWKVRLNEHEAPSLGRWLEQGDLRLGDLLRNPDEREHRLPVVPLLLLRDGEECVLAPDEGTVLQAGDELLLAGRPVARRALEKTLMVDAVPEYLVTGQRVPSGWFWRRITRYEESPRR, from the coding sequence GTGACCAGGGCACCCGGGACGGGCCGCCGCCCGGCGGTCGAGGGCCCCGCGCCGCCCGGGCACCGCCGGCTGCCGGCCGGGGTGGTCTCGACGGTGCAGGCGTCGGCACCGATCTTCCTGGTGCTGCGCCGGATGCGCGCCCCGCTGATCACGCTGATCCTGATCTTCGCGATCAGCGTGCTGGGGCTCAGCCTGATCCCGGGGATGGACTCCGACGGGCAGCCGGCGCGGATGAGCATCTTCCACGCCTTCTACGTGATGAGCTACACGGCCACCACGATCGGCTTCGGCGAGCTCCCCGACCCGTTCACCGACGCCCAGCGGCTGTGGGTCACCGGCACCATCTACCTGTCGGTGATCGGCTGGGCCTACGCGATCAGCGCCCTGCTGTCGCTGCTGCAGGACCGGGCGTTCCGGGCCGCGCTGGCACTGCAGCACTTCAGCCGCAAGGTCAGCCGGCTGCGCGAGCCGTTCCTGCTGATCGCCGGCTACGGGCAGACGGGGGAGCTGCTCGGCCGCTCCTTCGACGAGCTCGGCCGCCGGTTCACCGTCATCGACCTGCGCGAGGCCCGGATCGACGCCCTGGAGCTGGACACCCTGCGCGCCGACGTGCCCGGCCTGGTCGGCGACGCCCGCAACCCGCACGACCTGCAGGTCGCCGGGCTCACCCACCCCTGCTGCGAGGGGGTGCTCGCGCTGACCGACGACGACGAGGCCAACCTCGCCGTGGCGATGACCGCGGCGCTGCTGCGCCCGGAGCTCACCGTGGTCACCCGGACGACGTCGCCGGTGGTCGCGGAGCGGATGTCCTCCTTCGGCAGCCCGACGGTGATCAACCCCTTCGACCGGTTCGGCGACCACCTGCGGCTGGCGCTGCACTCACCGGCGGCCTACCAGCTGATGACCTGGCTGGAGAGCGGCCCGGGGGCCGAGCTGCCCGAGCGGTCCTCGGCGCCCGCGCCGGGCCGGTGGGTGGTGTGCGGCTACGGCCGGTTCGGCCGGCACTTCGCCGCCGACCTGCGCAGCGAGGGGCTGGAGGTGACCGTCGTCGAGCCCAAGCCGGTCCGCGACCCCGACCCCGACCCCGGGCTGCACCTGGTGGTCGGCGACGAGTCCGACCCGGAGGTGATGGCCAGCACCGACCTGGGCACCGCCGTCGCCTTCGTGGCCGGCACCGACAACGACACCACCAACCTCTCGCTGGTGGCCGCGGCCCGCCGGGTCAACCCGGACCTGTTCGTCGCGGCCCGGCAGAACGCGCCGACCAGCGCGGCGCTGTTCGTGGCGATGGACGTCGACGCGCTGCTGGTGCCGACCGAGGTGATCGCGCACGAGATCTACGCCCGGCTGAGCACCCCGCTGCTGTGGCGGTTCGTCCGGGAGCTGCCGGGTCAGGACGACGCGTGGGCCGCCGAGCTCACCGACCGGCTGATCGACACCTGCGGGCACCACCTGGGGGCGCTGTGGAAGGTGCGGCTCAACGAGCACGAGGCGCCGTCCCTCGGCAGGTGGCTGGAGCAGGGCGACCTGCGCCTCGGTGACCTGCTGCGCAACCCCGACGAGCGCGAGCACCGGCTGCCCGTGGTGCCGCTGCTGCTGCTCCGCGACGGCGAGGAGTGCGTGCTGGCGCCCGACGAGGGCACGGTGCTGCAGGCCGGCGACGAGCTGCTGCTCGCCGGCCGCCCGGTGGCCCGGCGCGCGCTGGAGAAGACCCTGATGGTCGACGCGGTGCCGGAGTACCTGGTCACCGGCCAGCGGGTGCCCTCCGGCTGGTTCTGGCGGCGGATCACCCGCTACGAGGAGTCCCCGCGCCGCTGA
- a CDS encoding sensor histidine kinase: protein MVFTPRRRAVIAVLVTFPFAYFWCDWALYTVRALLYYLRSGFISCGGGWPRLFNSCTSFSPTLAVVELVVATALAVLAATLLARWVLYPVHDMAVTVGRFGPNSLALRLRAGGPRDETRELADGIDTMLDRLAEGYEAQRRFAANASHELRTPLATQRALIEVSLSSALTGEQLELLSRQLLATNERNERLIDGLLTLAESDRGVLTRSTLALDRIVAEVAAEHRPTAERQGLQLTTTLAPVQVSGERPLLERLVANLLSNAVKYNVPGGAVAVTVDEAGRLTVSNTGPTIPAELVAGLFEPFRRMSGERLDHGGGVGLGLTIVRSIAAAHGAVVEARADPGGGLGVQVRFPPVR, encoded by the coding sequence GTGGTCTTCACCCCGCGGCGCCGGGCCGTCATCGCCGTCCTGGTCACGTTCCCGTTCGCCTACTTCTGGTGCGACTGGGCGCTCTACACCGTCCGGGCGCTGCTGTACTACCTGCGCAGCGGCTTCATCTCCTGCGGCGGCGGCTGGCCGCGGCTGTTCAACAGCTGCACGTCCTTCAGCCCGACGCTGGCGGTCGTCGAGCTGGTGGTGGCCACCGCGCTGGCCGTGCTGGCCGCCACCCTGCTCGCCCGGTGGGTGCTGTACCCGGTGCACGACATGGCGGTGACCGTGGGCCGGTTCGGGCCCAACAGCCTGGCGCTGCGGCTGCGCGCCGGCGGGCCGCGGGACGAGACCCGGGAGCTGGCCGACGGCATCGACACGATGCTCGACCGGCTGGCCGAGGGCTACGAGGCGCAGCGCCGGTTCGCCGCCAACGCCTCGCACGAGCTGCGCACCCCGCTGGCCACCCAGCGGGCGCTGATCGAGGTCAGCCTCAGCTCGGCGCTGACCGGCGAGCAGCTGGAGTTGCTGTCCCGGCAGCTGCTGGCCACCAACGAGCGCAACGAGCGGCTGATCGACGGGCTGCTCACCCTCGCCGAGAGCGACCGCGGGGTGCTCACCCGCAGCACCCTGGCGCTGGACCGGATCGTGGCCGAGGTGGCCGCCGAGCACCGGCCCACCGCCGAGCGCCAGGGCCTGCAGCTGACCACCACCCTCGCCCCGGTGCAGGTCTCCGGCGAGCGGCCGCTGCTGGAGCGGCTGGTCGCCAACCTGCTGTCCAACGCGGTGAAGTACAACGTGCCGGGCGGGGCGGTGGCGGTCACCGTCGACGAGGCCGGCCGGCTGACCGTGTCCAACACCGGCCCGACCATCCCCGCGGAGCTGGTCGCCGGGTTGTTCGAGCCGTTCCGGCGGATGTCCGGCGAGCGGCTGGACCACGGCGGTGGCGTCGGGCTGGGGCTGACCATCGTCCGGTCGATCGCGGCCGCCCACGGCGCGGTCGTCGAGGCCCGGGCCGATCCCGGCGGTGGCCTCGGCGTCCAGGTCCGGTTCCCGCCGGTCCGCTGA
- a CDS encoding response regulator transcription factor produces the protein MRILMADDERLLADTVAEGLRKLAMAVDVCYDGEAARERLGVNSYDVAVLDRDMPRATGDEVCRWMVAQGIGTRILILTAASGIRDRVDGLGLGADDYLTKPFAFAELAARIQALARRPPVRTAPVLDRDGVVLDVPRHQAFRDGRLLELTPKEFAVLSVLMRSAGEVVSAEELLEKAWDEYADPFTNAVRVAVMTLRRKLGDPPVVHTVPRVGYRFGG, from the coding sequence GTGCGCATCCTGATGGCCGACGACGAGCGCCTCCTGGCCGACACCGTCGCCGAGGGGCTGCGCAAGCTCGCGATGGCCGTCGACGTCTGCTACGACGGCGAGGCCGCGCGGGAACGGCTCGGGGTCAACTCCTACGACGTCGCCGTCCTCGACCGGGACATGCCCCGGGCGACCGGCGACGAGGTGTGCCGGTGGATGGTGGCCCAGGGCATCGGCACCCGGATCCTCATCCTGACCGCGGCCAGCGGCATCCGGGACCGGGTCGACGGGCTCGGCCTGGGCGCCGACGACTACCTGACCAAGCCCTTCGCCTTCGCCGAGCTCGCCGCGCGGATCCAGGCCCTGGCCCGGCGTCCGCCGGTGCGCACCGCGCCGGTGCTGGACCGCGACGGCGTGGTCCTCGACGTGCCGCGGCACCAGGCCTTCCGCGACGGCCGGCTGCTGGAGCTGACGCCCAAGGAGTTCGCCGTCCTGTCGGTGCTGATGCGGTCCGCCGGTGAGGTGGTGAGCGCCGAGGAGCTGCTGGAGAAGGCCTGGGACGAGTACGCCGACCCCTTCACCAACGCCGTCCGGGTCGCGGTGATGACCCTGCGCCGCAAGCTGGGCGACCCCCCGGTGGTGCACACCGTGCCGCGCGTGGGCTACCGGTTCGGCGGCTGA
- a CDS encoding VanZ family protein: MIEESVGWMALVGRSGTVLAATSMLALLALAVAVLAPSSRLLVAGTGLSLAAVLGVTVVPTGGWRQFALTPGALDSIVANLRPQAGDLTAWAYASDGPPNVALFVPLGFFLALLLRRPLAAAVVAVALSLAIECYQAALTTRVGAFADVVANGLGALAGAAVAALLLALAPRARHHRGAGPVRQRV, translated from the coding sequence ATGATCGAGGAGTCCGTGGGCTGGATGGCCCTGGTCGGCAGGAGCGGCACCGTGCTGGCGGCGACGAGCATGCTCGCGCTGCTGGCGCTGGCGGTCGCCGTGCTCGCACCGTCGTCCCGGCTGCTGGTGGCCGGCACCGGCCTGTCGCTGGCGGCGGTGCTCGGGGTGACCGTGGTGCCCACCGGCGGCTGGCGGCAGTTCGCCCTCACCCCGGGGGCGCTGGACAGCATCGTGGCGAACCTGCGGCCGCAGGCCGGCGACCTGACCGCGTGGGCGTACGCCTCCGACGGCCCGCCGAACGTCGCCCTGTTCGTCCCGCTGGGGTTCTTCCTGGCGCTGCTGCTGCGCCGGCCGCTCGCCGCCGCGGTCGTCGCGGTCGCGCTGTCGCTGGCGATCGAGTGCTACCAGGCGGCGCTGACCACCCGGGTCGGGGCGTTCGCCGACGTCGTCGCCAACGGGCTGGGCGCGCTGGCCGGCGCCGCGGTCGCCGCGCTGCTGCTGGCGCTCGCGCCACGGGCCCGGCACCACCGCGGTGCCGGGCCCGTGCGCCAGCGCGTCTGA
- a CDS encoding DivIVA domain-containing protein: protein MTTSDTGRGYEAGPPTADDLRRVSFTQASMLHPGYTDREVDQFVARVADELARLTDENAQLRQHLQALQEQLAEAAARPSPSDQAVGILATAQLTADEYVAEAEDFSRQMTSEARAQYEEQLTRARERAGAIIQAATEARTAIAAAGGGPGGAGPDTQELQEQVAYLKAFGQATRVQLRAYLEALLRDVETEWGRAHPAVLPPALLDHQPDPGGSTAMSFRDNAADDATGDGDRAAVPATRSPS from the coding sequence ATGACCACCAGCGACACCGGCCGCGGCTACGAGGCGGGGCCGCCCACGGCCGACGACCTCCGCCGCGTGTCCTTCACGCAGGCCAGCATGCTCCACCCGGGCTACACCGATCGCGAGGTCGACCAGTTCGTCGCCCGCGTGGCCGACGAGCTCGCCCGGCTCACCGACGAGAACGCCCAGCTGCGCCAGCACCTGCAGGCGCTGCAGGAGCAGCTGGCGGAGGCGGCCGCCCGCCCCTCCCCCAGCGACCAGGCGGTCGGCATCCTCGCCACCGCCCAGCTCACCGCCGACGAGTACGTCGCGGAGGCGGAGGACTTCAGCCGGCAGATGACCAGCGAGGCCCGCGCCCAGTACGAGGAGCAGCTCACCCGGGCGCGGGAGCGGGCCGGGGCGATCATCCAGGCCGCGACCGAGGCCCGCACGGCCATCGCGGCCGCCGGCGGTGGCCCGGGCGGGGCCGGACCGGACACCCAGGAGCTGCAGGAGCAGGTCGCCTACCTCAAGGCGTTCGGCCAGGCGACCCGGGTGCAGCTGCGCGCCTACCTCGAGGCGCTGCTGCGCGACGTGGAGACCGAGTGGGGCCGGGCGCACCCGGCCGTGCTGCCCCCGGCCCTGCTCGACCACCAGCCCGACCCCGGTGGCAGCACCGCGATGAGCTTCCGGGACAACGCGGCGGACGACGCGACCGGCGACGGCGACCGGGCGGCGGTGCCGGCCACCCGGTCACCGTCCTGA
- a CDS encoding globin domain-containing protein, protein MDVPAMRASFARAGAHGDQVPLWFYSHLFLTHPETRAMFPVSMATQRDRLFAALGEVMARVDDLDALVPILQQLGRDHRKFGAVAAHYPAVGASLLATLEHFDDQWDDAVAASWAEAYGVIADVMIGAADGQADQPAWWEAEVVAHERRTLEVAVLRVRPDAPLEYLPGQAISLESELRPRLWRWYSPANAPRADGVLELHVKARDGGPVSSALVRLAQVGDVLRLGPPVGHLALDTASDRDLLLVAGGTGLAPLKAIVDQVARQGPPRRVDLFVGARTEDGFYDRADLRRLEQENPWLTVTCAVSQEKGSSLEHGDIADVVLRHGPWTSRDAYVAGNPATVEDTVVRLHQHGLPMGRIRTEVFAPSRPSPTVDGKVTE, encoded by the coding sequence GTGGACGTCCCCGCCATGCGGGCGAGCTTCGCCCGGGCCGGCGCGCACGGCGACCAGGTGCCGCTGTGGTTCTACTCCCACCTGTTCCTCACCCACCCCGAGACGCGGGCCATGTTCCCCGTGTCGATGGCCACCCAGCGCGACCGGCTGTTCGCCGCGCTGGGTGAGGTGATGGCGCGGGTGGACGACCTGGACGCGCTGGTGCCGATCCTGCAGCAGCTGGGCCGGGACCACCGCAAGTTCGGCGCCGTGGCCGCGCACTACCCGGCGGTCGGCGCCAGCCTGCTGGCCACCCTGGAGCACTTCGACGACCAGTGGGACGACGCGGTCGCGGCCAGCTGGGCCGAGGCCTACGGCGTCATCGCCGACGTGATGATCGGGGCGGCCGACGGGCAGGCCGACCAGCCGGCCTGGTGGGAGGCCGAGGTGGTGGCGCACGAGCGCCGCACGCTGGAGGTCGCCGTGCTGCGCGTGCGTCCGGACGCACCGCTCGAGTACCTGCCCGGCCAGGCGATCTCGCTGGAGAGCGAGCTGCGCCCCCGGCTGTGGCGCTGGTACTCCCCGGCCAACGCGCCCCGCGCGGACGGGGTCCTGGAGCTGCACGTCAAGGCCCGGGACGGCGGACCGGTCAGCAGCGCGCTGGTCCGGCTGGCCCAGGTCGGCGACGTCCTGCGGCTGGGGCCACCCGTCGGCCACCTGGCGCTGGACACGGCGTCGGACCGCGACCTGCTGCTGGTCGCCGGCGGCACCGGGCTGGCACCGCTGAAGGCGATCGTGGACCAGGTGGCCCGGCAGGGGCCGCCGCGCCGGGTCGACCTGTTCGTGGGGGCCCGCACCGAGGACGGCTTCTACGACCGGGCCGACCTCCGACGACTGGAGCAGGAGAACCCCTGGCTGACGGTCACCTGCGCCGTCTCCCAGGAGAAGGGGTCCTCGCTCGAGCACGGCGACATCGCCGACGTCGTGCTCCGGCACGGCCCCTGGACGAGCCGGGACGCCTACGTCGCGGGCAACCCGGCGACGGTCGAGGACACCGTCGTCCGGCTCCACCAGCACGGCCTGCCCATGGGCCGCATCCGCACCGAGGTGTTCGCACCCAGCCGACCGAGCCCGACCGTTGACGGGAAGGTGACCGAATGA
- a CDS encoding group I truncated hemoglobin — protein MSLYERLGQEVGIRTAVDDFYARVVSDPQLAHFFEGIDLPRLRRHQTALLVQVTGGPVDYSGRSLAEGHAGLGITPADFDRVVGHLVDTLTALGVPAEDIGEVGAALTAHRDDIVTAAEPVR, from the coding sequence ATGTCGCTGTACGAACGGCTCGGCCAGGAGGTCGGGATCCGCACCGCGGTCGACGACTTCTACGCACGGGTGGTCTCCGACCCCCAGCTCGCCCACTTCTTCGAGGGGATCGACCTCCCACGGCTGCGCCGCCACCAGACCGCGCTGCTGGTGCAGGTCACCGGCGGCCCGGTCGACTACTCCGGCCGCAGCCTGGCCGAGGGCCACGCCGGGCTCGGCATCACCCCGGCCGACTTCGACCGGGTGGTCGGCCACCTCGTCGACACGCTCACCGCGCTCGGCGTCCCCGCCGAGGACATCGGCGAGGTGGGGGCCGCGCTCACCGCCCACCGCGACGACATCGTCACCGCCGCCGAACCGGTCCGCTGA
- a CDS encoding CaiB/BaiF CoA transferase family protein: MTTGPLSGLRVVELAGIGPGPFAAMLLADLGADVVRVDRPGARPLVGDPEHDLLARGRRSVAVDLKHPDGVELVRRLAERADVLLEGFRPGVTERLGIGPEECLARNPRLVYGRMTGWGQDGPLATTAGHDVGYVAVTGVLHAIGRAGGPPQVPLNLVGDFGGGAMYLVVGVLAALLEARAGGRGQVVDAAIVDGTAHLATMVVGMLAGGTWQDTRGVNLLDSGAPWYDVYETADGRHLAVGALEPHFYAQLLDRLGLTDVAPDRAGADPEALRGLLAGTIRQRTRDEWVTVFEGSDACVAPVLSFAEAREHPHLAARQTYLERDGVVQPAPAPRFSRTPATLVRPPARAGEHTRAALADWGIDDVDALLAAGAVAETPGRSG, encoded by the coding sequence ATGACCACCGGACCCCTCAGCGGACTCCGCGTCGTGGAACTGGCCGGCATCGGCCCGGGCCCCTTCGCCGCGATGCTCCTCGCCGACCTGGGCGCCGACGTCGTCCGGGTCGACCGCCCCGGCGCGCGGCCGCTCGTCGGCGACCCCGAGCACGACCTGCTCGCCCGGGGCCGCCGCTCGGTGGCGGTCGACCTCAAGCACCCCGACGGCGTCGAGCTGGTCCGCCGGCTGGCCGAGCGGGCCGACGTGCTGCTGGAGGGCTTCCGGCCCGGGGTCACCGAACGGCTGGGCATCGGCCCCGAGGAGTGCCTGGCCCGCAACCCGCGGCTGGTCTACGGGCGGATGACCGGCTGGGGGCAGGACGGACCGCTGGCGACGACGGCCGGCCACGACGTCGGCTACGTCGCCGTCACCGGGGTGCTGCACGCCATCGGCCGCGCGGGCGGCCCGCCCCAGGTACCGCTCAACCTGGTCGGCGACTTCGGCGGCGGGGCGATGTACCTGGTCGTCGGGGTGCTGGCGGCGCTGCTGGAGGCCCGGGCCGGCGGCCGCGGCCAGGTGGTGGACGCCGCGATCGTCGACGGCACCGCGCACCTGGCCACGATGGTCGTCGGGATGCTCGCCGGCGGAACGTGGCAGGACACCCGCGGGGTGAACCTGCTGGACTCCGGCGCGCCCTGGTACGACGTCTACGAGACCGCCGACGGCCGGCACCTGGCGGTCGGCGCGCTCGAGCCGCACTTCTACGCCCAGCTCCTGGACCGGCTCGGGCTCACCGACGTCGCCCCCGACCGGGCCGGCGCGGACCCGGAGGCGCTGCGCGGGCTGCTGGCCGGCACCATCCGGCAGCGGACCCGGGACGAGTGGGTGACGGTGTTCGAGGGCAGCGACGCCTGCGTGGCCCCGGTGCTGTCCTTCGCCGAGGCGCGGGAGCACCCGCACCTGGCGGCCCGGCAGACCTACCTGGAGCGGGACGGCGTCGTGCAGCCCGCCCCGGCGCCCCGGTTCTCCCGCACGCCGGCCACGCTGGTCCGCCCGCCGGCCCGCGCCGGCGAGCACACCCGGGCCGCGCTGGCCGACTGGGGCATCGACGACGTCGACGCGCTCCTGGCCGCCGGCGCGGTCGCCGAGACCCCGGGCCGCAGCGGCTGA
- the pnuC gene encoding nicotinamide riboside transporter PnuC, with protein sequence MGWLLDAHVHVLGADVLWREVIGNAIGLASAVLGMGRRTAAWPVGMVANVLLFTVFLGGVFATPQDTDLYGQAGRQVLFFSVSAYGWWRWHRNRATGADAAAVTPRWATGRERLGLLLATAAGVAVAWWALTRLGSYGPLADAWIFVGSLLATYGMARGYLEFWLVWVAVDAVGVPLLLRAGYYPSALLYVVYGAFCVLGFRAWLRLRGPAPRATDPALETVG encoded by the coding sequence ATGGGCTGGCTGCTGGACGCGCACGTGCACGTGCTGGGTGCCGACGTGCTCTGGCGGGAGGTCATCGGCAACGCGATCGGCCTGGCCAGCGCCGTCCTCGGCATGGGCCGGCGGACGGCGGCCTGGCCGGTCGGCATGGTCGCCAACGTGCTGCTGTTCACCGTCTTCCTCGGCGGGGTGTTCGCCACCCCGCAGGACACCGACCTCTACGGGCAGGCCGGCCGCCAGGTGCTGTTCTTCTCGGTGAGCGCCTACGGCTGGTGGCGCTGGCACCGCAACCGGGCCACCGGCGCGGACGCCGCGGCGGTCACCCCGCGCTGGGCGACCGGGCGGGAGCGGCTGGGGCTGCTGCTGGCCACCGCGGCCGGCGTCGCGGTGGCCTGGTGGGCGCTGACCCGGCTGGGCAGCTACGGGCCGCTGGCCGACGCCTGGATCTTCGTCGGCAGCCTGCTCGCCACCTACGGGATGGCGCGCGGGTACCTGGAGTTCTGGCTGGTCTGGGTGGCCGTCGACGCGGTCGGCGTGCCGCTGCTGCTGCGGGCCGGCTACTACCCTTCGGCGCTGCTCTACGTCGTCTACGGCGCCTTCTGCGTGCTGGGCTTCCGCGCCTGGCTTCGGCTGCGCGGCCCCGCCCCGCGGGCCACCGACCCCGCCCTGGAGACCGTCGGCTGA